Proteins co-encoded in one Populus trichocarpa isolate Nisqually-1 chromosome 10, P.trichocarpa_v4.1, whole genome shotgun sequence genomic window:
- the LOC7491629 gene encoding GDSL esterase/lipase At5g03610 isoform X2, which translates to MEKQVHFIHFLFALFCFSYIMFSEGLVSGHHDNGSVKLFVFGDSYADTGNWEKFAASWKEPYGFTFPGKPAGRFSDGRVLTDYIASFLGITSPVPYTWRKTVEKSGLQFGMNFAFGGTGVFDTFINAPNMATQIDFFQQLLEEKVYTKQDLNSSIVLVSLAGNDYTTYIQRNGNFQDLPAFTTSLINQLSANLKRINGFGVRKIAVTALQPLGCLPILTAFSSYQNCSESWNTASKFHNQKLQQAIQRMNNESGKHMYETLDLYTAFMSKLNTARLAGNLKLRSFLTPCCVGVTSNYSCGNVDKNGAKTYVVCEKPELSVFWDMVHPAQNGWHQVYSSLKSSLHRLY; encoded by the exons ATGGAGAAACAAGTTCACTTCATCCACTTCTTGTTTGCCCTATTCTGTTTCTCTTACATAATGTTTTCAG AAGGTCTTGTGAGTGGACACCATGACAATGGATCAGTGAAGCTTTTTGTATTTGGGGATTCCTATGCAGATACCGGGAACTGGGAGAAATTTGCAGCTTCCTGGAAAGAGCCTTATGGATTCACTTTTCCTGGTAAACCAGCTGGTAGATTCTCTGATGGTCGTGTCTTGACAGATTACATAG CTTCATTTCTTGGTATAACATCTCCAGTCCCTTACACATGGAGAAAAACTGTAGAAAAATCTGGTCTACAATTTGGGATGAACTTTGCATTTGGAGGAACTGGAGTCTTTGATACATTCATCAATGCACCAAATATGGCTACCCAAATTGATTTCTTTCAACAACTGCTTGAAGAAAAAGTTTACACCAAACAAGACCTTAATTCCTCCATTGTCCTGGTGTCCCTAGCAGGCAATGACTACACTACTTATATTCAAAGAAATGGCAACTTTCAG GATTTGCCAGCCTTCACAACATCACTAATCAACCAGCTTTCTGCCAACCTGAAAAGAATAAATGGTTTCGGAGTGCGAAAAATAGCAGTAACAGCATTGCAGCCTCTTGGATGCCTGCCGATATTGACAGCCTTCTCTTCATATCAGAATTGCAGTGAAAGTTGGAACACTGCCTCCAAGTTTCACAACCAGAAATTGCAGCAAGCAATACAAAGGATGAACAATGAGAGCGGAAAACACATGTACGAAACACTGGATCTGTATACTGCATTCATGTCCAAATTGAATACCGCACGCCTTGCAGGAAACTTGAAGTTGAGGAGTTTTCTTACGCCATGTTGTGTGGGCGTGACAAGCAACTACTCATGTGGAAACGTTGACAAGAATGGGGCAAAGACGTATGTGGTATGCGAGAAGCCGGAGTTGTCTGTCTTCTGGGACATGGTACATCCTGCACAGAATGGTTGGCATCAAGTCTATTCGTCTCTGAAATCTTCACTTCATCGACTCTATTAG
- the LOC18109653 gene encoding lignin-forming anionic peroxidase → MAVKVAAAFIFMLFFLTTACQAKLSSTFYHKSCPNAESAIRTAIRTAIARERRMAASLIRLHFHDCFVQGCDASILLDETSSIKSEKTAGANKNSARGYEVIDKAKAEVEKICPGVVSCADIIAVAARDASAYVGGPSWAVKLGRRDSTTASPTLAITELPAFSDDLGRLISRFQQKGLTARDMVALSGSHSLGQAQCFTFRDRIHSDNNIDAGFASTRKRRCPLVGSDSTLAPLDLVTPNSFDNNYFKNLMQKKGLLQSDQELFSGGSTDSIVSEYSRNPAKFSSDFASAMIKMGDISPLTGTAGQIRRICSAVN, encoded by the exons ATGGCAGTGAAAGTGGCAGCAGCTTTCATTTTTATGCTGTTTTTCTTGACCACAGCATGCCAAGCAAAGCTCTCCTCTACATTTTACCACAAGTCGTGTCCTAATGCAGAAAGTGCTATCCGAACTGCCATCAGAACTGCAATTGCGAGAGAACGGAGGATGGCGGCGTCTCTCATTCGCCTGCACTTTCATGATTGCTTCGTGCAG ggCTGTGATGCCTCGATCTTGCTAGACGAAACTTCCTCTATCAAGAGTGAAAAGACTGCAGGAGCCAACAAGAACTCTGCCAGAGGCTATGAAGTCATAGATAAAGCAAAAGCTGAAGTAGAGAAGATATGTCCTGGAGTGGTATCTTGCGCGGATATCATTGCTGTGGCAGCAAGAGACGCATCTGCTTAT GTGGGTGGTCCATCTTGGGCAGTGAAGCTTGGAAGAAGAGATTCAACTACAGCAAGTCCAACTTTAGCCATCACAGAACTACCTGCCTTCTCTGACGACCTGGGGAGGCTTATTTCTCGCTTCCAGCAGAAAGGCCTCACTGCAAGGGACATGGTTGCTTTGTCAG GTTCGCATAGTCTAGGACAGGCTCAATGCTTTACATTCCGTGATAGGATACACAGTGACAATAATATCGATGCTGGGTTCGCTAGCACTCGCAAGAGGCGTTGTCCACTTGTTGGTAGCGACTCAACTTTGGCTCCACTCGATTTGGTCACACCCAATTCTTTTGACAACAATTACTTCAAGAACTTGATGCAAAAGAAGGGTCTCCTGCAATCAGATCAAGAACTTTTCAGTGGAGGCTCCACAGACAGCATTGTCTCAGAATACAGCAGGAATCCTGCAAAATTCAGCTCTGATTTTGCATCTGCCATGATCAAAATGGGAGACATCAGTCCACTCACTGGAACAGCCGGGCAGATAAGGAGGATTTGCAGTGCTGTcaactag
- the LOC7491629 gene encoding GDSL esterase/lipase At5g03610 isoform X1, translating into MEKQVHFIHFLFALFCFSYIMFSVVAEGLVSGHHDNGSVKLFVFGDSYADTGNWEKFAASWKEPYGFTFPGKPAGRFSDGRVLTDYIASFLGITSPVPYTWRKTVEKSGLQFGMNFAFGGTGVFDTFINAPNMATQIDFFQQLLEEKVYTKQDLNSSIVLVSLAGNDYTTYIQRNGNFQDLPAFTTSLINQLSANLKRINGFGVRKIAVTALQPLGCLPILTAFSSYQNCSESWNTASKFHNQKLQQAIQRMNNESGKHMYETLDLYTAFMSKLNTARLAGNLKLRSFLTPCCVGVTSNYSCGNVDKNGAKTYVVCEKPELSVFWDMVHPAQNGWHQVYSSLKSSLHRLY; encoded by the exons ATGGAGAAACAAGTTCACTTCATCCACTTCTTGTTTGCCCTATTCTGTTTCTCTTACATAATGTTTTCAG TTGTTGCAGAAGGTCTTGTGAGTGGACACCATGACAATGGATCAGTGAAGCTTTTTGTATTTGGGGATTCCTATGCAGATACCGGGAACTGGGAGAAATTTGCAGCTTCCTGGAAAGAGCCTTATGGATTCACTTTTCCTGGTAAACCAGCTGGTAGATTCTCTGATGGTCGTGTCTTGACAGATTACATAG CTTCATTTCTTGGTATAACATCTCCAGTCCCTTACACATGGAGAAAAACTGTAGAAAAATCTGGTCTACAATTTGGGATGAACTTTGCATTTGGAGGAACTGGAGTCTTTGATACATTCATCAATGCACCAAATATGGCTACCCAAATTGATTTCTTTCAACAACTGCTTGAAGAAAAAGTTTACACCAAACAAGACCTTAATTCCTCCATTGTCCTGGTGTCCCTAGCAGGCAATGACTACACTACTTATATTCAAAGAAATGGCAACTTTCAG GATTTGCCAGCCTTCACAACATCACTAATCAACCAGCTTTCTGCCAACCTGAAAAGAATAAATGGTTTCGGAGTGCGAAAAATAGCAGTAACAGCATTGCAGCCTCTTGGATGCCTGCCGATATTGACAGCCTTCTCTTCATATCAGAATTGCAGTGAAAGTTGGAACACTGCCTCCAAGTTTCACAACCAGAAATTGCAGCAAGCAATACAAAGGATGAACAATGAGAGCGGAAAACACATGTACGAAACACTGGATCTGTATACTGCATTCATGTCCAAATTGAATACCGCACGCCTTGCAGGAAACTTGAAGTTGAGGAGTTTTCTTACGCCATGTTGTGTGGGCGTGACAAGCAACTACTCATGTGGAAACGTTGACAAGAATGGGGCAAAGACGTATGTGGTATGCGAGAAGCCGGAGTTGTCTGTCTTCTGGGACATGGTACATCCTGCACAGAATGGTTGGCATCAAGTCTATTCGTCTCTGAAATCTTCACTTCATCGACTCTATTAG
- the LOC18109651 gene encoding lignin-forming anionic peroxidase — MAVKVAAAFIFMLFLLSTACQAKLSSAFYDKSCPKAESAIRTAIRTAIARERRMAASLIRLHFHDCFVQGCDASILLDETSSIQSEKTAGGNNNSVRGYEVIDKAKSKVEKICPGVVSCADIIAVAARDASAYVGGPSWAVKFGRRDSTTASRTLANAELPAFFDRLDRLISRFQKKGLTARDMVALSGSHTLGQAQCFTFRDRIYNASNIDAGFASTRKRRCPRAGGQANLAPLDLVTPNSFDNNYFKNLMRNKGLLQSDQVLFNGGSTDSIVSEYSRNPAKFSSDFASAMIKMGDIRPLTGSAGQIRRICSAVN, encoded by the exons ATGGCAGTGAAAGTGGCAGCAGCTttcatttttatgttgtttctcTTGAGCACAGCTTGCCAAGCAAAACTCTCCTCTGCATTTTACGATAAGTCATGTCCTAAAGCCGAAAGTGCTATCCGAACTGCCATCAGAACTGCAATTGCGAGAGAACGGAGGATGGCGGCGTCTCTCATTCGTCTACACTTTCATGATTGCTTCGTTCAG GGTTGTGATGCCTCAATTTTATTAGACGAAACTTCCTCTATTCAGAGTGAAAAGACTGCAGGAGGCAATAATAACTCTGTTAGAGGTTATGAAGTCATAGATAAAGCAAAATCTAAAGTAGAGAAGATATGTCCGGGAGTTGTATCTTGTGCAGATATCATTGCTGTGGCCGCAAGAGATGCGTCTGCTtat GTGGGTGGTCCGTCTTGGGCAGTGAAGTTCGGAAGAAGAGATTCAACCACTGCAAGTCGAACTTTAGCCAACGCAGAACTACCTGCTTTCTTTGACAGGCTAGACAGACTTATATCCCGCTTTCAAAAGAAAGGCCTTACTGCAAGGGACATGGTTGCATTGTCAG GTTCTCATACGTTAGGACAAGCTCAATGCTTTACATTCCGTGACAGGATTTACAATGCTAGCAATATCGATGCTGGATTCGCTAGCACTCGCAAGAGACGTTGTCCCCGTGCTGGTGGCCAGGCAAATTTGGCTCCGCTCGATTTAGTCACACCCAATTCTTTTGACAAcaattacttcaagaatttgatgcGAAACAAGGGCCTCCTTCAATCAGATCAAGTTCTTTTCAATGGAGGCTCCACAGACAGCATTGTCTCAGAATACAGCAGGAATCCTGCGAAATTCAGCTCTGATTTTGCATCTGCCATGATCAAAATGGGAGACATCCGTCCACTCACTGGATCAGCCGGGCAGATAAGGAGGATTTGCAGTGCTGTCAACTAG
- the LOC18102777 gene encoding GDSL esterase/lipase At5g03610-like, with translation MEGKGIFLVGLLLLSIADISTAQNCPKGSPKLFVFGDSYVDTGNWPKNVRGPWKEPFGKTFPGKPNGRASDGRVLTDHIASFLGIESPTPYQLRDTSKSIQQGLNFAYGGSGVFPTWAKDSLTVQIDQFEQLLKENVCSQCDLDSSVALVSTGINDYSFYSAAKKGSNDGLPAFTEGLVNQLAADLQRINRLGVKKVVVATLPVVGCLPLHIIPPNSYQKCDEESNKNAKIHNQALQKAVEKMNTDDGNKSTFVILDLYNAMVSAIDQFRQDAANTEHKNPLQPCCSKTVEHICSAEGLCSNPKSSFFFDLAHPSDNGWNAIYSFLQGSLNNDLTA, from the exons ATGGAGGGGAAAGGAATCTTCTTGGTTGGTTTGCTTCTTTTATCCATCGCTGATATTTCTACAG CTCAAAATTGTCCCAAGGGCTCTCCAAAACTCTTTGTTTTTGGAGACTCCTATGTTGATACTGGAAATTGGCCAAAGAATGTCAGGGGTCCATGGAAAGAACCTTTTGGTAAAACATTTCCTGGTAAACCAAATGGTCGAGCCTCCGATGGTCGTGTCCTTACTGACCATATAG CATCATTTCTGGGAATAGAATCACCTACCCCTTATCAACTGAGAGATACATCAAAAAGTATTCAGCAAGGATTAAACTTTGCATATGGAGGCAGTGGTGTTTTCCCCACATGGGCGAAAGACAGTCTGACAGTCCAGATCGATCAGTTTGAACAGCTACTCAAAGAAAATGTATGCAGTCAATGTGACCTTGATAGTTCAGTTGCCCTGGTTTCTACTGGAATCAATGACTATTCATTCTATTCTGCAGCCAAAAAAGGTTCCAACGAT GGACTGCCTGCTTTCACTGAAGGACTTGTCAACCAGCTCGCTGCAGACCTACAACGTATTAATCGTCTAGGAGTGAAAAAAGTTGTAGTAGCAACATTACCAGTTGTAGGATGCTTGCCTCTCCACATAATTCCACCAAATTCATATCAGAAGTGCGATGAAGAATCCAACAAGAACGCCAAGATTCACAACCAGGCATTGCAGAAAGCAGTGGAAAAAATGAACACTGATGATGGAAACAAAAGCACGTTTGTAATTCTTGATCTCTATAACGCTATGGTTTCTGCTATTGACCAATTCAGACAGGATGCAG CAAATACCGAGCACAAGAACCCATTGCAGCCATGTTGCTCGAAGACTGTTGAGCACATATGCTCAGCGGAAGGACTGTGCTCGAATCCCAAGTCATCTTTCTTTTTCGATCTGGCACACCCTTCGGACAATGGCTGGAATgcaatttattcatttcttcAAGGTTCTCTTAACAATGATCTAACAGCTTGA
- the LOC18102776 gene encoding lignin-forming anionic peroxidase-like: MAVKVAAAFIFMLFLLSTTACQAKLSSAFYHKSCPKAESAIRTAIRTAIARERRMAASLIRLHFHDCFVQGCDASILLDETSSIQSEKTAGGNNNSVRGYEVIDKAKSKVEKICPGVVSCADIIAVAARDASAYVGGPSWAVKLGRRDSTTASPALAITELPAFFDDLGRLISRFQQKGLTARDMVALSGSHTLGQAQCFTFRDRIYNASNIDAGFASTRKRRCPRAGGQANLAPLDLVTPNSFDNNYFKNLMRNKGLLQSDQVLFNGGSTDSIVSEYSRNPAKFSSDFASAMIKMGDIRPLIGSAGQIRRICSAVN, translated from the exons ATGGCAGTGAAAGTGGCAGCAGCTTTCATTTTTATGCTGTTTCTCTTGAGCACTACCGCATGCCAAGCAAAACTATCCTCTGCATTTTACCACAAGTCGTGTCCTAAAGCAGAAAGTGCTATCCGAACTGCCATCAGAACTGCAATTGCGAGAGAACGGAGGATGGCGGCGTCTCTCATTCGTCTCCACTTTCATGATTGCTTCGTGCAG GGTTGTGATGCCTCAATTTTATTAGACGAAACTTCCTCTATTCAGAGTGAAAAGACTGCAGGAGGCAATAATAACTCTGTTAGAGGTTATGAAGTCATAGATAAAGCAAAATCTAAAGTAGAGAAGATATGTCCTGGAGTTGTATCTTGCGCGGATATCATTGCTGTGGCAGCAAGAGACGCATCTGCTTAT GTGGGTGGTCCATCTTGGGCAGTGAAGCTTGGAAGAAGAGATTCAACTACAGCAAGTCCAGCTTTAGCCATCACAGAACTACCTGCCTTCTTTGACGACCTGGGGAGGCTTATTTCTCGCTTCCAGCAGAAAGGCCTTACTGCAAGGGACATGGTTGCATTGTCAG GTTCTCATACGTTAGGACAAGCTCAATGCTTTACATTCCGTGACAGGATTTACAATGCTAGCAATATCGATGCTGGATTCGCTAGCACTCGCAAGAGACGTTGTCCCCGTGCTGGTGGCCAGGCAAATTTGGCTCCGCTCGATTTAGTCACACCCAATTCTTTTGACAAcaattacttcaagaatttgatgcGAAACAAGGGCCTCCTTCAATCAGATCAAGTTCTTTTCAATGGAGGCTCCACGGACAGCATTGTCTCAGAATACAGCAGGAATCCTGCGAAATTCAGCTCTGATTTTGCATCTGCCATGATCAAAATGGGAGACATCCGTCCACTCATTGGATCAGCCGGGCAGATAAGGAGGATTTGCAGTGCTGTCAACtag